In Acipenser ruthenus chromosome 1, fAciRut3.2 maternal haplotype, whole genome shotgun sequence, the genomic stretch GCAATACAAACACTAAAGTGCTTTTAATCTGCTCCATACAGTTAATGTTTCATTCTTAAACTTCATTTTTTGGTAAACCCTGAATAATCGCTGAAGGTGATTAAAGAAAACTGTATAAGGTGCATATTTAATGAGAAACAGCACCTACAGATAGGAAAAGATGTGCTTATTTATGGGCCATTCCTACAATTAGGCTTTTACACAGAAGGAAAttacactgaaaaaaatcaaatgcaacaCAAATAGATTTTCCCAAAGAATGTATTTAACCAGTAACGGAGCCTCTTCTAGAAAAACGAAACGTGTTAAAGTATATGGTGCTAACTGTAATATAAATTGGTGGAAAATGTAATCAAACAGCCGCACTTGTGATTCCCTTATAATTGAACACACGCTTCTTATACGTACCATTTAACAAAACAGCCATCACATGAATGAACAGCGGTGAGGAACTCGGAATGAATATATTACCCACGAGGAAGACACCTGACTGTGTAGCGCGTGGAGGACACAGAAAGCTCCACGCTAATGAAGGTAGCAGGAAAACAGATACATTTAATTCAGTAGGGAACATTGGGGACACGTGTTGACGTGACTTAGCATTGCTTTGCACTTGTAGGTTTTCGTTATTATGAGTTATTTTGAAACACATGTAACGGGTGTTGATTGTGCAGGGTGTTGTTAGAAATGAGATGGTATTAATATGGGTGAGGCTAGGGCTGTTACTGGGCACAGTGTTGGAATCTGTATATCTGTGCAATAGCAGGTGCAGCTCCACGCGGGCCCACGCACTCAGAGGGAGCCGGAGCGGTtcaaaagtttttatttatttatttattgacaatGATAATATCCTTCgcatttatatttgcagatgttacacaTTTGCGTCACTGTAGCTGCCGGTGTGCGTTGCCAGTAATTCAGATTGCATCCTGTATCAGGTATCGCTATTGTCTTCATTATCCTCACTTTTTTCCCCGGGAGGCTGGTACGAGGCtcgtcttcatggaaggtttcGGGTACTATTCACCTCAGacatttgcagttatattctgcgTGCACGATTTAGACGGAAGCTGATGGGTGCAGCTGCGGgcaccaaaataaactacagcatatcaacatgcctgtatttctgattaaataataataattaaaaaaaaaaaaaaaccgtttcCTATGTTAGACtatctctgcaaatgtctgtagTGTTGGATGTAAAGATGTACGCAAAATAAAATGAAGTAGGTGAGTAGAAAACGTTCTTATTATGTAGCTACTGTTTCATACGTGCTAACATTCAGacaattaaatatagttcaatattgaacacttgatttggtgtgtttgatgtttataaataagggttaaattaacgttTCGGCAGGAGGGCCCACAATAAGTCCTGCAGTGGggcccatcttcctcttcctctgtcACTGATCAGTGCGTGTGCTTTACGCTTCCTATAATTATAAAACCGTGCACGCACATACGGTATCTAACAATACGGTATCTGAACATTTAAAACACTGGCATACATTGAGACTTAATCGGATTGTAACCAAATCCCTTTTGAAACGCCTATAGGAGACTATGAGAAGTCTGGTGAAGATCGGTGCAGAATCAGTGCTGTATGGAGTTCACCATCGCCACGCGTAAAGCCCCCCATTTGTGAATGAGGCGCTCAAAGAGAACACGCCGGAATCAAGCTAAGTGCTGAGGAAAGTGTAGGACCTGCCCTGTTCATCTCTCGTGCCGACAGCTTTTAGCAGGCTAGTTGAATGCTAGCTTACGCTCTAACACGCTCCCCTCAATGACACATAAAAGTATACACCAACAAGAAACATGTTAGttgataaaataaacagttttccgTGTTAAATCTTtgactatacagtatatatatatatatatatatatatatatatatatatatatatatatatatatatatatatatatatatatatatatagacacacacacacacacatcagtgtTGATTGTGTTCTATAAACACTGATGGTATTATAATGAATAGCCCTTATACATGCAAACTCAACAGggcaggaagaagaagaagaagaagaagaagaagaagaagaagaagaagaagaagaagaagaagaagaagaagaagaagaatcgcAATACATTTTGGTAGCCTCCTCTGGTCTTAAAAGCCTGTATCTATATTCTGTGTCAGTACACACAACGCGAGGAGTCGAAAGTATTCTAATACTTGGCTTAGCCCATTGTTTCTTCAGTTTGCTATTGTTCAAGAACACAGGCTACACAAAATAGTTTTGCCTTTCAAGAACGCAACTGTGCACATAAAATATCCATTGAAACACGATGATTAAATCACAACATCAAAATCACATTGAGAGGAAAATAACGAACACATATGAACAAGTACATAACTTTAGCTCAGAAAAGAATATGGGCCTGCAATTATTTTGCATTAAATGTAAAAACTCGTAAAACagcataataatttaaaaataaatacacacacacacagggactcgATGCTTTCTTTGTTATTACGTTGCGGCCTACAGTCAATTTAAAAATCACCCCCCAGTAGGTTTTTAAGAGTCATTAATCTTGGTGTGATTCTTAACTGGCGTCCCGTCACTATACCGTAAGAGAGGAGCACGATAGGAGGGTAATTCTGACTGATGTCCCCTCTCCTCATCTCGAAAATAGGAgtcttgttaaaatgtttttttttcgtcGTTAAAACGGAGCGTTTAATCCCTGGGGAGGAAGATCATTTTTGAGACTGAGTAGAATCTGCGATAAATCCGATCGCTCTGCTCAGGAAAGTTTGGAAGAGGGATCCCCGTGTCCAGAGTCGGCACTCTGTTGGTTGCGCGCCTTCTTGTCATTTCCTTCATACTTGGTTAGGCAGAAAAGCACCTCCCCAAATATTTTCACAGACAGAGCTTCAAGTCCATAGATCCCCTATACATGCACAAAATGTCTTTTTGGCGAGTGTGTCTCTCTAGCTGAAGGAGGGTCCCCTAGACGTCTCCAAAaggacccccctccccctcccctcttgcCGTTCGGATCATGTTCAGGCACTTGGAGGGGAGCTGCGTTCCTGCATTACGCAACctggctattttttttatttaggatcGGAGGAGAGGTCTTAAAggaaaatagaaacaaaaaaatagataGATATTTTACGAGAAACCCGTTTATATCGATGTTTGATCAGGCCATTATCACGGGCGATGGAATCGGCGAGGACAGAAGCCACAACTGTGGATCCAGCGCCCTTTGTCCTGAGAGAGCGAGGGAGAATAGAAGACGTACCGAAACGGAGAGCCGGTCGCCCGGGCACGGACACCCCGACACCTCGGGGACCTCTGCTTCGACCCCGACCTCTTCCAAAGAGGAAGGACAGGACAAACGTTCAGGACCGGACCCCGACTACTGCAGGAGGATTTTAGTGAGAGGTAAGGAAACCCAACACagtttcaaactgaaaaaatACAACGACCATCAGATACAACGGGCCTTCCGATTTAAATCGAATATTTCCAGTATGACTTCAAAGCAAGaaatgcactatatatatatatttgttgaatCCCGAATccacagcaataaaaacaaaattttaCTGAAGAAAAATATCGACATTTCCATTTGCACAAATACAAGCAGACGGTATTAGTATTATTTCACACTTTAGCCTGCTGTGTCTTATACCTCCTCACGAGGTCCTGTTCCAACACAAATAGTATGTCGCTTGACACACTTTAAAAAGGCTGTTATTAATATGGAGGTTTTAAATATGGGTAACGATGCACACGAATCATGCGCTATAGGGAATAGCACCGCTTCTGGTTTCAATAAGCACCATGATGATGAACTGGTGTGTACTGCAGGCTTAAACAAAAGTCGCATAAATAACTCGACATTAATAACGTACTCCTTTAGTTAACAATTTAACTACTTAGTGGCTAATGCCGTTTTTTTAACACTGGCAAATTACTTAATAGTAACGAGTAGCTAACAGTATTGCAAAGAATGCCATGAGTTTCAAATTATTGCTTGtaccaaaaaagaagaaaaatacactTTTGCGATCCGTTAACCAATCAACACAGTAAGACGACACAGATCTTATACAATCAGCGATGCTGTTAATTCAGAGGGGCATGCTCATCTGCCGGTTAATCTAATTAATCTAATTCCGAATTGTATTCAGGTACATGAAGAataagtaaaacaataattcatgtTTAGATTTTCTTCTTTATTATGCTaactaaggctgggaccaaatcaaaactttgacaacccgctaatcgcaattaacaaaactgtatttaatagcgttttattTGTATCAGTagaaataagatacaaaaaagaaaacgctattaaatacagttttgtaattACTGTAATATATAGTTGAGCAAAATGAACACAGACATTCTAAATGCATCAATAAAATGAACACAGACAttctaaatacttaaataaaatgaacagacattctaaatacttaaataaaatgaacagacattctaaatacttaaataaaatgaacagacattctaaatacttaaataaaatgaacagacattctaaatgcatcaataaaatgaacacagacattctaaatgcatcaataaaatgaacagacattctaaatacttaaataaaatgaacagacaTTCTAAATGCATCAATAACATGAACACAGACAttctaaatacttaaataaaatgaacacagacattctaaatgcatcaataaaatgaacacagacattctaaatgcatcaataaaatgaacacagacattctaaatacttaaataaaatgaaCGCAGACATtctaaatacatcaataaaatgaacacagacattctaaatacttaaataaaatgaacagacattctaaatacttaaataaaatgaacacagacattctaaatacatcaataaaatgaacacagacattctaaatacttaaataaaatgaaCGCAGACATtctaaatacatcaataaaatgaacacagacattctaaatacttaaataaaatgaacacagacattctaaatacttaaataaaatgaaCGCAGACATTCTAAATGCATCAATAAAATGAACGCAGACATtctaaatacatcaataaaatgaacacagacattctaaatacttaaataaaatgaacacagacattctaaatgcatcaataaaatgaacacagacattctaaatacatcaataaaatgaacacagacattctaaatacatcaataaaatgaacacagacattctaaatacatcaataaaatgaACACAGAGCTTTTAAAGTCCAGATGTAAAAGGCACCTTTCATGGGAAGAGTCAAACAGTAATGGTAATTCATTCCGGGCTATAGCCCGACTGTTTCCTTAAAGCAAACCAACAAAAACAATCCACACTTATGAATAAGATAACTGACTGCATCCGGTTGGTTTGgttgtacttgtttgtttctttcatgAGCTCAGTATGTAATGGCTATTTTATGGTAAGGCTTTATTCACCCTCCCTATATCGCGACTGATCCAAACACATACGTGCATTTAGGATATACTTATCCAAGCAACAACAGCCCGTCCTGACCAGCAGTCTACCTGTACCAAATAAATGCATATGCAAATACTCGCAGACCCATAAGTACCATTTGTATTTGTATGAGAAAAACGACTCCTTAAATAAGCGGTGATatcatttgttttgtaaacttATTTTTCTATGAACTGCCTTGTTTAACAGTTTCATCGTTAATTTTATGAATTATTACATTAAACAATTGTTAgtagtgttgttattattatactaATGCGTGTAGTATTGTATCGTTTACTGCACGTCGTTTGATAAAAGCATGTGTCGCTgtctttatttgtatatattaccATCTGTCCACTTGTCAAGCGTTTtaatacgcacgcacgcacacacccacgcacgcacacacaaacacgcacgcacgcacacactcacacacacacaaacacgcacccACAATTTGAAAGTTCCTATTTTGTGACAATCTAAATGTGTTCCgctttttgtattatatttttgtatttttaagttCTTAAACTGTATGGAAATATTGTGCATAACTTCCAAGCTACGGGGAAGCTCtgaggtttttattttcactttgataaTGTTTGATCTAATCTCATATTGAatgtgaatgcagagactcacgGTGATATTCAGaatggaatcttttactttcaaaaacttcttgtgaataaatgatcttattgtctttggAATGTCATTTCTACACAACGGGTATAGTTgatgatttgaactcggctctcgagTTCAAATTTTATGTTACAAAATTCAGAGAATCTCGATTTACAAAACATCTATTGTATTGCTGATTattgctgcaaatctagtcccttttctgcctgataaactgcatcttctctctttgatttccactttccatctcacTCTATCGCTACCtttatgctatcctccagtgtccaatctgcaaaccaggcccttcctgtatgaaaatatTACAtgtcaatatttctatttattaaatggttacttcgttagaatctttttttttctcaaaatatttaatttcttaccatttaaaatgccatggtatttgttctgtatgtatgtatgtatatatatatatatatatatatatatatatagatagatagatagatagatagatagatagatagatagatagatagatagatagatagatgctaTAGGATAGTCATACATTTTAGATTATTTGGTGGGAACcctaaaggtgatgaaatgtgttaaatatccctACCTTTTCACAGATAATCAGCTTTTCCGAGTTTTGTTtaaaacaggaatttccttctgcaGTAGTTATTAAGTATAGTAAATAGGCAAACCCTTTACATTTTTCCGAATAGTTGTATTCCAAGCTCCCCTTTTAGCATATTGCAAGCTGACCGGTATCGCTTAAAACGGAAAGGAACCTCGTAAGGTATGCACTGCAGGACGGAATTGTCTGCTGTTCCATTATTTCAATCTACGCATTTTCTCGGTACCGATCAAGGATCGTGCAGATAAACTTTCACATTGTCAGCAGACCCTTTGTCATTATCACTGATTTGTaggtactgaaaaactgcacagAGAAAGCAGGAACTGTCACATCCAGCCCCCGGTAATTCGAGAAATGATTTGCCTCttgctgaagtaaaaaaaaaaaaaaagatttatgttTTTCTTCTATAAAACTAATAGCAGtggtaaaataaaataccttATAGAGCAATCatgcaacagatagcattaatcttaaatacctcattgtcttttttcttttttcttaaaatatactaattttataatacatttaacacagagaTAAAAATAcggggtcaccaaattaaaaataGATGCATCCCgcctctaaggcagcttatttagatatacaatttttttttttaattagaaaggTCAAATGAAACGAGGACgtgattcatttgttttaattgttttaaactattcgTATCATCtacagtactcaactatcaatgtaaacattttttaaagaaattaaatgggcACATGGAAACCTGAAACTATTggatttcattatttaaaaacaacacaaaatgtctacttaaagcaatagaaaaatctgaaaaacaatatttacaacgtgagtttcacaaatgtgaaaataacaacAGTAGTTTAGTAATGATTGTGTATTACCCTCTAGCATATGTGTCTTAGAGGGTggtgaaagtgaatatagacttatttcaataaaacaaacatgtttccAAACACTTTTGTCATGttttacagcccctcctattgttgtgatgggctatttGGTGCACAAAGAAGCGTTCAAAACACAACAAGCGTCACTGCGCTGCTTTGTAAACATGGCACCGTGGCGTGAAACTacagcgttgatttccgcaattgTCCGCTACAGCTACACACGAAGCAAAGCCGTTTgcacgcagatatacaaataacatggacgaagagaataattccaacacagtacctgtatgagccgttaCTGTTAGACTACAGTAGGCTTAGTCTAGCCTCTTCAGGCAGTCAGGgtgatgattcagacgaggatagccGCCAGTTCGTTTTAGCAACACCCACCTTCACTCTGATAGTTTGCAAATATGaatgttgactgttcagtaattacCCAGATTTGCACGCTCTGTACATCCGCTTTTTAATCCTACCGGTCGTTCAACCTTCCTTTAGTCACatcaaatgtcattgtattgtTATAAGTTATATATtgtagtaacacagcagcctgcatgaaaatacaatcaagtacaatattctgttaccggCGCGGCGGTGCTCATTTGAAAAAGCGGGACGAAATGAGTCACGAGAAAAGTggtggggacactgggaccagcgtTAGAAAAGCGGGACTGTCCCGTTTTAAGACCTACACGAGCATGATTATTTTAAGTCTCCTTCCATAATTAGAGTCGTCCATCTgctttgctttgttgttttgcttgGTTTAGTGTAGTCACATCATTAGACGCTATAGTTTAACGagaaataaagaacaaaataacactaataataaaataaatactttgtagaGCAAGGGTATTACAATTGCTGGCCTTCACCGGCTAATATACAAAGATGCTAAGCagagttgtttattattattattattattattattattattattattattattattattattattattattattattatttaaataaaggtAAATTGATATAAACAATAAACACGGAAGTTCTTTAGGCTCAGTAAAGCGATACATTTGTGAGTCTAAAGCAATATTAGTTTGTGCGTGTTTTAGTGTGGTacgttttaatttaaaaaaagaatgtaaaaataaaaaggtgtatCGATAGTTGATatgttttacttttgttaaaCATGTGTATGTGGGGTGGAGGTGTCCGATCAAGCTACACGGTGATGGTTTCCTGTTAGATAAACAGGCCCAGGTGTATGGGGTTAGACTAGGTAGTTATAAATCCGAAGCCACGAATGTCATTTCAGTATCATTTATATACTGCCTGGAACGGTAGAACAGAAACAAGACAGTAAACACGTTTTATATGCAGCCACACATGTAATTGATACCAATAATAATTGTATTGCATAGCACATTGTCTGTTTATTATTAGTGTGCTGTTgtctttattgtgtgtgttttttttttttttttgcacttattAACTTGATACTGAATCTAAAAGAAAAACGATGTTGGAATATTGGTCTTAAACATATTCACACTGTTAGGCTAGGTTTTATTAcggatttatttaatttattataccTTTTTTGTATTCTCATTATCATCATACTTTCAACACATCTAAGTGTTCATTTTTAAACTTTAGATGCGCTAAAGGCTATAGTTTTATGtaaaataagtcatttattaGGGATTTCATATctgaaatgtttgtgtgtgtgtgtatgtatatatatatatatatatatatatatatatatatatatatatatatatatatatatatatatatatatatatatatatatatatataatatcaatgtgtttttaataatattacaaaaataatattgcacTTGAAGGAAAAATTACCGAAAACAAAAgcgtttaaaaaacaataatgaatcaATACATAATTGAATAATATAATCTGTAGGCTTGCTGGGTCAGATATTTTAGCCTAGTTATTATTAAAAAGGGAAAGAAATTGCCATtcccaaaacacaaaatacacgtGTTACAattctactactaataatatagtAAACTCGCTGTGTAGTCTTATCTGGTATGTAggcctgtgtatgtatgtatgaatgtatgcgTGTATGCAGGTATGCGTGTATGCAGGTATGTATTTTATCTAAGTTCTGGATATAAACCACGTGTGCTGTTGTGTCTATGGTAAAAACTTGCTAAATAAAGAAGCGTCTTTCTTCCCCGTTGTTCCCCTCACACCAGACGTCAAAGGGACGATTCGGGAAATAGTTCTCCCAAAGTGTTTGGACCTGGACCGGCCGAAGCGCATCCGGACGTCGTTCTCTGCGGAGCAGCTGTACAGTCTGGAGCGGGAGTTCCAGCGCTGTCAGTACGTGGTGGGCCGGGAGAGGACGGAGCTGGCACGGGAGCTCAACCTGTCTGAGACGCAGGTAACAGGAAACAACACAGATGTGATGCATGCAACGCTACATTCACAAGTGTGAAGCATTTCTGAAAGCAAGACTGCCAATGATACAGAACTAGCAGCAAGTAACTAGGAGCGCGTACTGCTGCTCATAACCCGAGGGGTGTCCTCCTGGTAATATTTCATACCCCAGTTTAGAATCCTTTAAATAGCCTATCCCTTTATATTAGTATCAACCAAATACAATGTTCTGAAAACATCAATGCTTGTAGTCTGGTTATCAAGTTTTTCCACCCCATTTTTTCCCTTAGATAGCGATATTAAGAAAAATTATGTGTATCTGTggtatattagttatttatttgaagcaaGTTTGATTTTCAAATTAcggtttttgtaatagtaaacccacaaaattagacaggtgtttcaacataaaatatagaatacGGTATCTAttgagcatttattaagtacaaacacaagtagcaccaaatggcagaaccagttccagtggcatatctgcacaaCGCTGTACAGTACCTAgaattccaacatgcagcttattaaagggaagcAAACACAAACAATGCAATACTTACAACATGTAATAATATGacttgtttattgatagatatattgacatatgtatgtcaacagttaaaatattccttgctcggctttgttttaaatgtagtgctggatgctagagaatgtttttcacgttttgtcatcagacattgACTTTTGGAAAGTAAACCTATTGAGggcaatgcttggtgctgataggttgaaacGATAAGCACCCGCCCTGACATTGCAATGCatagtgctaattggttgaaacagtaAACGCCAGCCCTCACACAGCCGattcatgacaatattacaggcagtgcagatcaaCCATACACTGCTCATAAGTTAACAAGAGTACAGTTGTGTTGGGCCTCACCGACAGCACTTCCACTTCTGCATCCAGCCACTAGAAAGGGAGATCgagtctaactaacctacttgacttttttgaggatgcaacattgaaaatggataactgcagagcatacgacatggtttatttagatttccagaaagcttttgacaaagtcccgcataaaagattaattctcaaactgaacgcagtagggattcaaggaaatgcatgcacatggattagggagtggttaacaggtagaaaacagaaagtactgattagaggagaaacctcgaaatggagcgaggtaaccagtggtgtaccacagggatcagtattaggtcctctgctattcctaatctacattaatgatttagactctgatatagtagggcagcagcgtggagtagtggttagggctctggactcttgaccggagggtcttgggttcaatccctggtggggggacactgctgctgtacccttgagcaaggtactttacctagattgctcctgtaaaaacccaactgtataaatgggtaattgtatgtaaaaataatgtgtaaaaaataatgtaattgtatgtaaaaataatgtgatatcttgtaacaattgtaagtcgccctggataagggcgtctgctaagaaataaataataataataataatagtaagcaaactcgttaaatttgcagacgacacaaaaataggaggagtggcaaacactgttgaagcagcaaaggtcattcaacatgatctagacagcattcaaaattgggcagacacatggcaaatgaaatttaatagagaaaagtgtaaagtattgcatgcgggcaataaaaatgtgcattataaatatcatatgggagatagtgaaattgaagaagggaactatgaaaaagacctaggagtttatgttgactcagaaatgtcttcatctagacaatgtggggaagctataaaaaaggctaacaagatgcttggatatattgtgagaagtgttgaatttaaatcaagggaagtaatgttaaaactctacaatgcattagtaagacctcacctagaatattgtgttcagttctggtcacctcgttacaaaaaggatattgctgctttagaaagagtgcaaagaagagcaaccagaattatcccgggattaaaaggcatgtcgtatgcagacaggctaaaagaattgaatctattcagtcttgaacaaagaagactacgcggcgatctgattcaaacattcaaaatcctaaaaggtatagacaatgtcaacccgggggacttctttgacttgaaaaaagaaaaaaggaccaggggtcataaatggagattagataaagggacattcagaacagaaaataggaggcacttttttacacagagaattgtgagggtctggaaccaactccccagtaatgttgttgaagctgacaccctgggatccttcaagaagctgcttgatgagattctgggatcaataagctactaacaaccaaacgagcaagatgggctgaatggcctcctctcatttgtaaactttcttatgttcttatgttcttacagcactgtacagtacattaaaaagaGCATTTACATTTACACTCTACCTTTGTATAAAGATCCCCAGGCttgtcacacacacaactgctacatattaaatagcatatttaaataactgtatgataaaaaaaatgttaaaaagcagcaatttaaaagttacattaaaacccactaagataagacagacgttttataaaagtgtgttttcagtcttgacttaaaaattgTAACAGTCCCAGTTCCTTGATGAGGGAagggcattccataatttaggggctctgcatgaaaaagcccttcctcccgtgttgctcttgttgaccctaggaataaccagcagccccgcatcctgtgatctcagagtgcggtttggaagatacagggtcagtaactcctgcaattaactaggtgctaatccattcagggcattgggttaacagcaaaatcttaaaatctatCAGGGCTCTatgtttagatttttaactacgGGCCCCTTGGGTCACTGGCTTActgtttttactggcccggatgcaattttatctggcccaatatatcTATATGTTTTGTCATTATGTGCTGAGAGAGTGACAGCAGCAAGAGCTAAGATCATTTGTGAGCTAAAACAACTACACTTATAAACGCTAATCCATTTCTACAAAACAACTGCACTTATAAACGCTAATCCATTTCTACAAAACAACTGCACTTATAAACGCTAATCCATTTCTACAAAACAACTGCACTTATAAACTCTAATCCATTTCTACAAAACAACTGGAACTTATAAACACTAATCCATTTCTACAAAACAACTGCACTTATAAACGCGAATCCATTTCTACAAAACAACTGCACTTATAAATGCTAATCCATTTCTACAAAACAATTTTTGACCTGAACACATCGGATCCCAAATCAAAAAGTTAGACAATTCGATCTCGTATCTGGGTGTCGATCGGGATCATCTTACTGTGAGACTACATATGATGTAAACaaaatgttgaattcacaacaaacaaagctgctgttttatctgcaagtctgggaaactgacG encodes the following:
- the LOC117421189 gene encoding ventral anterior homeobox 2-like, with product MFDQAIITGDGIGEDRSHNCGSSALCPERARENRRRTETESRSPGHGHPDTSGTSASTPTSSKEEGQDKRSGPDPDYCRRILVRDVKGTIREIVLPKCLDLDRPKRIRTSFSAEQLYSLEREFQRCQYVVGRERTELARELNLSETQHRSHQPPGVRLGRLLAERAQGSVASWSPCPLAGDTHPRPGPHDLGPNLPWRC